Proteins from one Cryptomeria japonica chromosome 4, Sugi_1.0, whole genome shotgun sequence genomic window:
- the LOC131874891 gene encoding receptor-like protein 33 produces the protein MSSFYIVDLHNNMLSGFLPIPSIVSPNLQLLDLSQNGFTGVIPIPIGTLLLGIQFLSLSANYLSGGIPSSIGLLQRLDVLDLSKNRLCGQIPSSLTNCSSLMRLNFRNNYLTGYIPTQIGMISHLQTLQLNGNMLKGKFPSSLQNCSSLQILDVGENVLVGNIPLWLAHFSDLMILVLRSNELHGNIPNQLSNLSNLHVLDISSNILTGAIPPKLGKLKAIMDAKVKISNTSHDNSGYYYKVEVQVRNKGLKQAYVNSILLLITCIDLSRNQLSNDIPSTIGSLKGLHTLNLSGNSLTRKIPITFGMLEQLESLDLSNNELKGEIPSQLLNLSFMSSFTVSNNMLCGRIPTGGQFATFIDPAYFSGNPSLYGFPLDNKTCKCGTINHIKPTQEDVDERGEIPWHWYVEWMTSFVAGFWGVFGILIFKKNWRRRYIQVIDEVAIIFLDRIRDIR, from the coding sequence ATGAGCTCCTTTTACATTGTAGATTTACATAATAATATGTTGAGTGGTTTCCTTCCAATTCCTTCAATAGTTTCCCCAAATTTGCAGCTATTGGATTTGTCACAAAATGGATTCACGGGTGTTATCCCAATACCAATTGGTACACTTCTACTTGGCATTCAATTCTTGTCACTTTCAGCAAATTATCTAAGTGGTGgaattccttcttccattggtCTTCTGCAGAGATTAGATGTTTTGGATCTCTCAAAGAATAGATTATGTGGTCAAATACCATCAAGCCTAACTAATTGCTCCTCTTTGATGAGATTGAACTTCAGAAATAATTATTTGACAGGATACATTCCAACTCAAATTGGAATGATAAGTCATCTCCAGACTCTTCAGCTCAATGGCAACATGTTGAAGGGAAAATTTCCATCAAGTCTTCAAAACTGTTCAAGCTTGCAAATTTTAGATGTGGGTGAAAATGTATTGGTGGGAAATATACCCCTTTGGCTAGCACACTTCTCTGATTTGATGATACTTGTTTTGAGGTCAAATGAGCTTCATGGGAACATTCCAAATCAATTAAGCAATCTTTCCAACCTCCATGTGTTGgatatttcaagtaatattttgacTGGAGCGATCCCACCAAAGTTGGGAAAGTTGAAAGCTATAATGGATGCAAAAGTAAAAATCTCAAATACTAGTCATGATAATTCAGGTTACTACTACAAAGTAGAGGTCCAAGTGAGAAACAAAGGATTGAAGCAAGCATATGTCAATTCCATTTTGTTACTTATTACTTGCATTGATCTATCTAGGAATCAACTATCAAATGACATTCCTTCAACAATTGGAAGTCTTAAAGGTCTACACACATTGAACTTGTCAGGGAATAGCCTCACTAGAAAAATTCCAATTACTTTTGGAATGTTAGAGCAATTAGAGTCATTGGACCTTTCAAATAATGAATTAAAAGGTGAGATTCCAAGTCAGCTATTAAACCTCTCATTTATGAGTTCTTTCACTGTATCTAATAACATGCTTTGTGGAAGAATCCCAACAGGGGGTCAATTTGCAACATTTATTGATCCTGCATATTTCTCTGGAAACCCTAGCCTTTATGGATTTCCACTTGataataaaacttgtaaatgtggaacaattaatcatatcaaACCTACTCAAGAAGATGTGGATGAGAGAGGAGAAATCCCATGGCATTGGTATGTTGAGTGGATGACAAGTTTTGTTGCTGGATTTTGGGGAGTTTTTGGAATCTTGATTTTCAAAAAGAATTGGAGAAGAAGATACATTCAAGTCATAGATGAAGTTGCAATTATTTTTTTAGATAGAATAAGAGATATTAGGTAG